A DNA window from Roseovarius sp. Pro17 contains the following coding sequences:
- a CDS encoding UdgX family uracil-DNA binding protein (This protein belongs to the uracil DNA glycosylase superfamily, members of which act in excision repair of DNA. However, it belongs more specifically to UdgX branch, whose founding member was found to bind uracil in DNA (where it does not belong), without cleaving it, appears to promote DNA repair by a pathway involving RecA, rather than base excision.), with translation MQRAIIPQIGAAAAWRDAARRFLAAGVPPGQIAWGDQSAVPDLFARDTPLPVGIAPTVPRSFVTMARTVVWHSDPERFARLYAFLWRLRAGPQLMADRGDLDLARLRKMEKNVRRCQHKMKAFVRFREIGAPDAARRSFAAWFEPTHHTVEPTADFFVGRFNDMDWRIVTPDVSAVFENGTLSFHKGMAKPDLPDDASEQLWVTYFRNIFNPARLKVKAMQSEMPKKYWKNMPEAAAIPDLIAQAPARAQAMAEAAPTLPPTRMPQVQAQLASCTSAWDGPEGALPGAIAACTRCPLYRTATQAVPGEGPPDADLMIVGEQPGDLEDLSGKPFIGPAGQLFDRVATVAGLDRREAYVTNAVKHFKFTARGKRRIHQRPNTSEIDHCRWWLDAEVAQIAPKLILAMGATAVESLTGKGGGILSRRGQIERSLSGLPVLITVHPSYLLRLQDSQAKASTTALFQNDLRQAASLL, from the coding sequence ATGCAGCGGGCAATCATTCCCCAGATCGGTGCAGCAGCCGCATGGCGCGATGCAGCGCGGCGGTTTCTGGCGGCTGGTGTGCCGCCCGGCCAGATCGCATGGGGCGATCAATCTGCCGTGCCGGACCTTTTCGCCAGGGACACCCCCCTACCCGTTGGCATCGCGCCCACAGTCCCCCGCAGCTTTGTCACGATGGCGCGAACCGTTGTCTGGCACAGCGATCCTGAACGTTTTGCGCGGCTTTACGCGTTTCTTTGGCGATTGCGGGCCGGGCCGCAATTAATGGCGGATCGCGGCGATCTTGACCTCGCGCGCTTGCGCAAGATGGAGAAGAATGTGCGGCGCTGTCAGCACAAGATGAAGGCTTTTGTCCGGTTTCGCGAAATCGGCGCACCGGATGCCGCGCGCCGCTCGTTCGCCGCGTGGTTCGAGCCGACACATCACACGGTGGAGCCTACGGCGGATTTTTTTGTAGGTCGCTTCAACGATATGGACTGGAGAATTGTAACGCCCGACGTATCCGCGGTTTTCGAGAACGGAACGCTGTCCTTTCACAAAGGCATGGCCAAGCCCGATCTGCCAGATGATGCCAGCGAGCAGCTTTGGGTGACTTACTTTCGCAACATCTTCAACCCTGCCCGCCTGAAGGTAAAGGCGATGCAATCGGAGATGCCCAAGAAATACTGGAAGAACATGCCAGAGGCGGCGGCCATACCCGACCTGATCGCGCAAGCCCCCGCCCGCGCCCAAGCCATGGCAGAGGCCGCGCCCACCCTGCCGCCCACCCGCATGCCGCAGGTGCAGGCGCAGCTGGCAAGCTGCACGTCGGCTTGGGATGGTCCCGAAGGCGCGCTGCCCGGTGCAATAGCGGCCTGCACCCGCTGTCCACTTTACCGAACTGCAACGCAAGCCGTGCCGGGTGAGGGGCCGCCGGACGCCGATCTGATGATCGTCGGTGAACAGCCGGGCGACCTCGAAGACCTCAGCGGGAAACCATTCATCGGCCCCGCAGGTCAACTATTCGACCGGGTAGCAACGGTTGCCGGGCTGGATCGCCGGGAGGCATACGTCACGAATGCAGTAAAGCACTTCAAATTCACGGCGCGAGGCAAACGCCGCATACACCAGCGGCCCAACACATCTGAGATCGATCACTGCCGATGGTGGCTGGATGCTGAGGTGGCACAGATCGCACCGAAACTGATCCTTGCAATGGGCGCGACAGCCGTCGAAAGCCTGACCGGGAAAGGCGGAGGAATTCTGTCGCGTCGTGGTCAGATTGAGCGGTCCTTGTCAGGTCTGCCCGTCCTGATCACGGTGCATCCCTCATACCTGCTTCGGCTGCAGGATTCTCAGGCCAAGGCCAGTACGACGGCACTATTCCAAAACGACCTGCGCCAGGCCGCAAGCTTGCTTTAG
- a CDS encoding ABC transporter permease, with amino-acid sequence MPSLSQESRRGLTLLSPTLIYALVMLAAPLTMVVMFSFWTQDYLDLDKTFTFANYREAWTQPIFQVLMWRSLRISLVVTTVTVILAFPIAYYLSFHVKSRKALWLFLITVPFWTSYLLRVFLWKVILGYNGVLNSSLMELGIIEKPLTFILYNANAVVLTLAHAWAPFAILPIFVALEKIDRSLLEAAEDLGDGPLRRFFRITLPLAMPGVVASTLIVLIPTVGDYITPKLVGGTDGLMVANMIQIQFGKANNAPLGAALAVSSMVVVAAISVGIYFAGKKFGGKVK; translated from the coding sequence GTGCCCAGCCTGAGCCAAGAGAGCCGTCGGGGCCTGACCCTCCTCAGCCCGACGCTGATCTATGCCCTTGTCATGCTGGCAGCACCTCTGACGATGGTGGTGATGTTCAGCTTCTGGACGCAGGATTACCTCGATCTGGACAAGACATTCACCTTTGCCAACTACCGCGAGGCGTGGACGCAACCGATTTTTCAGGTGCTGATGTGGCGCTCGCTGCGTATCTCGCTGGTCGTGACTACGGTGACGGTCATTCTGGCCTTTCCCATCGCCTATTACCTGTCGTTTCATGTCAAAAGCCGCAAGGCGCTGTGGCTGTTCCTGATCACCGTGCCGTTCTGGACCAGCTACCTTTTGCGTGTGTTTCTGTGGAAAGTGATCCTGGGCTACAACGGCGTGCTGAATTCATCCCTGATGGAGTTGGGGATCATCGAAAAGCCGCTGACCTTTATCCTCTATAACGCGAACGCGGTGGTGCTGACGCTGGCGCATGCATGGGCGCCCTTCGCGATCCTGCCGATCTTTGTCGCGTTGGAGAAAATCGACCGCTCGCTGCTGGAGGCGGCCGAGGATCTGGGCGATGGCCCGCTACGCCGGTTTTTCCGCATCACCCTGCCGCTGGCGATGCCGGGCGTCGTCGCCTCGACGCTGATCGTGCTGATCCCCACCGTCGGCGACTACATCACACCCAAGCTGGTCGGCGGCACTGACGGGCTGATGGTCGCCAACATGATCCAGATCCAGTTTGGCAAGGCCAACAACGCGCCCCTTGGCGCGGCGCTGGCGGTGTCCTCGATGGTCGTCGTCGCAGCGATCAGCGTCGGCATCTATTTTGCCGGCAAGAAATTCGGCGGAAAGGTGAAATGA
- a CDS encoding aromatic ring-hydroxylating dioxygenase subunit alpha, with translation METQNTQVPNHWDRKGLPAWSFFSSEMLEAEKEQLFRRHWQVVCHISDVPEPGDFMASDLVGERALIIRGRDMRVRAFHNLCRHRGSRVVAENSGNCRSAIVCPFHGWAYNLDGTLRGASQPQSLPDLDPVKMGLKPIEMEIWQGFIFVRFKPGPQPSVAKVMARFDQELAQYDLENLVPAPDSFWASEIVANWKCVRDVDNEGYHVPMAHPGLHDLFGTHYHDEPFTNGTSRSLGQFREGKHRLWSVEQYKTILKAPERLDDDHKAAWLYVGMFPNLVFGFYPDSVIFYHEFPVENGKTIQRGTTYRHRDEDRQMRAARYLSMRIDRITSKEDEQLIEWTWEAAFSSGFDGIILSDLEYGVRTYHDALRKIFPVLDGDEPPQGTLRKANDDLLAADAS, from the coding sequence ATGGAGACGCAAAACACCCAAGTCCCGAACCATTGGGATCGCAAGGGACTGCCCGCATGGAGTTTTTTCAGTTCTGAGATGTTGGAGGCTGAGAAAGAACAGCTGTTTCGCCGGCATTGGCAGGTCGTGTGCCATATCAGCGACGTCCCCGAGCCGGGCGACTTCATGGCCTCCGATCTGGTGGGCGAGCGAGCGCTGATCATCCGCGGTCGTGACATGAGGGTGCGCGCATTTCATAACCTGTGTCGGCATCGTGGATCGCGCGTGGTGGCCGAGAATTCTGGCAATTGCCGCTCGGCCATCGTCTGCCCCTTCCACGGTTGGGCCTATAACCTCGACGGCACGCTGCGCGGCGCATCACAGCCGCAATCGCTGCCCGATCTGGATCCGGTGAAAATGGGGCTGAAACCGATCGAGATGGAAATCTGGCAGGGCTTTATCTTTGTGAGGTTCAAGCCCGGGCCCCAGCCCTCGGTGGCCAAAGTCATGGCGCGCTTTGATCAGGAACTGGCGCAGTATGATCTTGAAAACCTCGTCCCTGCCCCCGACAGCTTCTGGGCAAGCGAGATCGTGGCAAACTGGAAATGCGTGCGCGACGTCGACAATGAAGGCTATCACGTGCCCATGGCCCATCCGGGTCTGCACGATCTATTCGGCACCCACTACCATGACGAGCCGTTCACGAACGGCACCTCCCGCTCGCTAGGGCAGTTTCGCGAGGGCAAGCATCGCCTGTGGAGCGTCGAGCAATACAAGACCATCCTCAAGGCGCCCGAGCGTCTGGATGACGATCACAAGGCCGCATGGCTTTATGTCGGGATGTTCCCGAACCTCGTCTTTGGCTTTTACCCTGACTCGGTGATTTTCTATCACGAATTTCCGGTTGAAAACGGCAAGACCATTCAGCGTGGCACCACTTACCGGCACCGTGATGAGGACCGCCAGATGCGCGCCGCGCGCTACCTGTCGATGCGCATCGACCGCATCACCAGTAAGGAAGACGAGCAGCTGATCGAATGGACATGGGAGGCCGCGTTTTCCAGTGGGTTTGACGGGATCATCCTGTCGGATCTGGAATATGGCGTGCGCACCTATCACGACGCCCTGCGCAAGATTTTCCCGGTGCTGGACGGCGATGAGCCGCCCCAAGGGACATTACGAAAGGCAAATGACGATCTGCTGGCAGCCGACGCTTCATGA
- a CDS encoding TetR/AcrR family transcriptional regulator, which produces MTNQQTAKPRKERKENADKRRQQLLDATWRSIAENGLSRTTLATVAAQAELSQGVAVFYFKSKAGLLTEALRDHYARYQANWERALSEAGSDPADRLIALIRADFDADICNPEALSIWYAFWGEQKFTPDYAQVTAEFDVARVEAMRAACAALMTSAPESEIIRTAEWIDTFSDGFWQRLHVLPSDYDAQRCLDETLQLAAHLIPQIADQLNGSGRR; this is translated from the coding sequence ATGACAAATCAACAAACCGCCAAGCCGCGCAAAGAGCGCAAGGAAAACGCCGACAAGCGCCGCCAGCAATTGCTGGACGCAACCTGGCGCTCGATCGCCGAGAACGGTCTGTCGCGGACCACGCTGGCTACTGTGGCAGCGCAGGCGGAACTTTCGCAGGGCGTCGCGGTGTTCTACTTCAAATCCAAGGCAGGCCTGCTGACCGAGGCACTGCGCGATCATTATGCGCGGTATCAGGCCAATTGGGAACGCGCGCTCAGCGAGGCAGGCAGCGATCCAGCGGACCGCCTGATCGCGCTGATCCGCGCAGATTTCGATGCGGATATCTGCAATCCCGAGGCGCTGTCGATCTGGTATGCCTTCTGGGGCGAGCAGAAGTTTACGCCCGATTATGCGCAGGTCACAGCCGAGTTCGACGTTGCCCGCGTCGAGGCGATGCGCGCTGCCTGCGCCGCGTTGATGACCAGCGCGCCCGAGTCCGAAATCATCCGCACTGCCGAATGGATCGACACGTTTTCCGACGGGTTCTGGCAACGCCTGCACGTGCTGCCCAGCGATTACGACGCGCAGCGCTGCCTAGATGAAACGCTGCAATTGGCCGCTCACCTCATACCGCAGATCGCCGATCAGCTCAACGGATCTGGTCGGCGCTGA
- a CDS encoding extracellular solute-binding protein encodes MSARQKFAFAVSSAAIIAAGAVSANDSELTIFDWAGYEDPGFFQAYIDEHGEAPTFAYFGDEEEAFQKLRSGFQADASHPCSQSVPKWIEAGLLEPIDTTRIDRWDELEPGFRDIEAYKKDGESYFVPIDWGNTAVIYNTELLTEEGVASLQAFADPANEGRISIGDNVDDAYALAFLAIGVTDWTKATDEEFAAASDFLRKVHPNVRAYWSDGSSLAQLMQSGEVYLAWAWNETYSTMSGEGHPIAIKRDTEEGASSWVCGYTKLADGQGSDDKFYDFINAWLEPVSAEYIVTAWGYGHSNAEAMNALPEETLTAVGLQTSDKLRENTLWQAPLPFELREKMIAEFELIKAGF; translated from the coding sequence ATGTCTGCACGCCAAAAATTCGCCTTTGCCGTCTCATCCGCTGCGATTATCGCGGCGGGTGCCGTATCGGCAAACGATTCCGAACTGACCATTTTTGACTGGGCCGGATACGAGGATCCGGGGTTCTTTCAAGCGTATATCGACGAACATGGCGAGGCGCCGACCTTCGCCTATTTTGGCGACGAAGAAGAGGCGTTCCAAAAATTGCGCTCAGGCTTTCAGGCCGATGCTTCGCATCCCTGCTCGCAATCTGTACCCAAATGGATCGAGGCGGGCCTGCTGGAGCCGATCGACACCACACGCATTGATCGCTGGGATGAGCTGGAGCCGGGCTTTCGCGATATTGAGGCCTATAAGAAAGACGGCGAGAGCTATTTTGTGCCGATCGACTGGGGCAATACCGCCGTCATCTACAATACCGAACTGCTTACCGAAGAGGGCGTCGCGTCCCTTCAGGCCTTTGCAGATCCGGCGAATGAGGGCCGCATTTCCATCGGCGACAATGTCGACGACGCCTATGCGCTGGCGTTTCTGGCGATCGGTGTGACCGACTGGACCAAGGCGACGGACGAAGAGTTTGCGGCTGCCTCGGATTTCCTGCGCAAGGTGCATCCGAACGTGCGCGCCTATTGGTCGGACGGCTCGTCCCTCGCGCAATTGATGCAAAGCGGTGAGGTTTATCTGGCCTGGGCGTGGAACGAGACGTATTCGACCATGAGCGGCGAGGGTCATCCCATCGCCATCAAGCGCGACACCGAAGAGGGCGCTTCCAGCTGGGTCTGCGGCTATACCAAGCTGGCGGACGGGCAGGGCAGTGATGACAAATTCTACGATTTCATCAATGCATGGCTAGAGCCTGTATCGGCTGAATATATTGTGACTGCATGGGGTTATGGCCACTCGAACGCCGAGGCCATGAACGCGCTGCCCGAAGAGACGCTGACAGCGGTCGGCCTGCAGACCAGCGACAAACTGCGCGAGAATACGCTGTGGCAGGCACCCCTGCCGTTTGAGCTGCGCGAAAAGATGATCGCCGAGTTCGAGCTGATCAAAGCGGGTTTCTAA
- a CDS encoding aminotransferase, with product MDSVVNTQTNQPDTEELHDFDRTHQLHPWAAMDDWRGYDHMMVDSAKGIYLWDASGKRFIDGPGGMWCVQIGYGRQEMADAIAAQVMTLPYTSPWTTVTEPSALLAKKIADMAPGDLNNVFFTTGGSTAVDTAIRTMHFLNNRLGRPDKKIVIAREKGYHGSTYLASSVTGKERDKSRFDVESRLVRFLPDVNPSRRAEGQSVQDWCDEKVADLENMIAEVGPENVGAFIAEPVLCSGGVIIPPEGYHKRTHEICKAHDILYISDEVVTGFGRLGHWFASQDVFGITPDIITCAKGLTSGYLPLGACIISDAVMERITDSDDSVLFANGYTYSAHPVCCIAALKNIEIIENEGILKHVREIAPYFQKRLQALRKFDIVGDVRGMGLLGCIEGGARTLAGERRLGAMLDEVCEEMGLLVRPLINMAVFSPPLIITRAEIDEMFDILERALEEVERRLTA from the coding sequence ATGGATAGCGTCGTCAACACACAGACCAATCAGCCCGACACCGAAGAGCTGCACGATTTCGACCGCACGCACCAATTGCACCCATGGGCCGCGATGGATGACTGGCGCGGCTACGATCATATGATGGTCGACAGCGCCAAGGGCATCTATCTGTGGGACGCGTCCGGCAAGCGATTCATCGACGGGCCGGGGGGTATGTGGTGCGTGCAAATCGGCTATGGACGTCAGGAAATGGCCGATGCCATCGCCGCGCAGGTCATGACGCTGCCCTACACCTCGCCTTGGACGACAGTGACCGAGCCCTCGGCGCTGTTGGCCAAAAAGATCGCAGACATGGCGCCCGGTGATCTGAACAATGTGTTTTTCACCACCGGCGGCTCGACCGCCGTCGATACCGCGATCCGCACCATGCATTTCCTGAACAATCGCCTTGGTCGTCCGGACAAGAAGATCGTGATTGCGCGGGAAAAGGGCTATCACGGCTCGACCTATCTGGCATCGTCTGTGACGGGGAAAGAGCGGGATAAATCCCGCTTTGACGTGGAAAGCCGGCTGGTGCGCTTCCTGCCCGACGTCAATCCATCCCGCCGCGCCGAAGGGCAGAGTGTGCAGGATTGGTGCGACGAAAAGGTAGCTGACCTCGAAAACATGATTGCCGAAGTGGGTCCCGAGAACGTGGGCGCCTTTATCGCCGAGCCGGTCCTGTGCTCGGGCGGCGTGATCATACCGCCCGAAGGATATCACAAGCGCACGCATGAAATCTGCAAGGCGCACGACATCCTTTATATTTCAGACGAGGTTGTCACCGGTTTTGGACGCCTCGGGCACTGGTTTGCCTCGCAGGACGTGTTCGGCATCACGCCAGACATCATCACCTGCGCCAAGGGTCTGACCTCCGGCTATTTGCCGCTCGGGGCTTGCATCATCTCGGACGCGGTGATGGAGCGTATCACCGATTCAGATGACAGCGTGCTGTTCGCCAATGGCTACACGTATTCGGCCCATCCGGTCTGCTGCATTGCTGCGCTTAAAAATATCGAGATTATCGAGAATGAGGGCATTCTAAAGCATGTCCGCGAAATTGCTCCGTATTTTCAGAAGCGTCTGCAAGCCTTGCGCAAGTTTGACATTGTCGGCGACGTACGTGGCATGGGCCTACTCGGCTGCATCGAGGGCGGTGCGCGTACATTGGCGGGTGAGCGGCGGCTGGGCGCCATGCTGGACGAAGTTTGCGAGGAAATGGGGTTGCTTGTGCGTCCGCTGATCAACATGGCCGTCTTCTCGCCGCCGTTGATCATCACCCGCGCCGAGATAGACGAGATGTTCGATATTCTCGAGCGCGCACTCGAAGAGGTAGAGCGCCGATTGACTGCGTGA
- a CDS encoding ABC transporter ATP-binding protein yields the protein MAKDDYTAIIEIKDVSKSFGAVHALSGVDATIHEGEFFSLLGPSGCGKTTLLRLIAGFEQTTGGTITIAGKSMKDIPANKRPTNMVFQSYAIFPHLNVAENVGYGLVRKKLGKDKMAKEVEQALTMVDLAGYGERKAHELSGGQRQRVALARALVMRPKVILLDEPLSALDKKLRDQMQHELRSLQKSLGITFILVTHDQEEALIMSDRIAVIFDGKIAQLASPEELYRRPVTRKVASFIGVMNFLEATATGGGDAPYRLSIPALGDVEIPTAQAPAGLSAGQINVVGVRPEMFTIVDDDTGGFEREVQGTVTGTDYYGDMTYYTVALEGASDPVTISMRNTAGRVVAREGAKVTVGWGADSIVLLE from the coding sequence ATGGCCAAAGACGATTACACCGCCATCATCGAAATCAAGGACGTCTCCAAGAGCTTTGGCGCCGTTCATGCGCTGAGCGGCGTGGATGCGACCATCCATGAGGGCGAGTTTTTCTCGCTGCTGGGTCCGTCGGGCTGCGGCAAGACGACCCTTCTCCGCCTCATCGCCGGGTTCGAGCAGACGACGGGCGGCACCATCACGATTGCTGGCAAGTCGATGAAGGATATCCCGGCCAACAAGCGCCCGACAAACATGGTGTTTCAAAGCTACGCAATCTTTCCTCACCTTAATGTAGCTGAGAATGTCGGCTATGGCCTCGTGCGCAAAAAACTGGGCAAGGACAAGATGGCCAAAGAGGTCGAGCAAGCCCTTACGATGGTCGACCTTGCCGGTTACGGCGAGCGCAAGGCACATGAGCTGTCGGGCGGCCAACGCCAGCGGGTCGCGTTGGCGCGTGCGCTGGTAATGCGGCCCAAGGTGATCCTGCTGGACGAGCCGCTGTCGGCGTTGGACAAGAAGCTGCGCGACCAGATGCAGCACGAGCTGCGCAGCCTGCAAAAATCGCTGGGCATCACCTTTATCCTCGTCACGCACGATCAGGAAGAGGCGCTGATCATGTCCGACCGGATCGCCGTCATTTTCGATGGCAAGATCGCACAACTCGCCTCGCCAGAAGAACTCTATCGCAGGCCTGTCACGCGCAAAGTGGCGTCGTTCATCGGCGTGATGAACTTTCTTGAGGCCACAGCGACGGGCGGCGGCGACGCGCCCTATCGCCTCAGCATTCCGGCCCTTGGCGACGTCGAAATTCCCACTGCGCAAGCCCCTGCGGGACTAAGCGCCGGGCAGATCAACGTCGTCGGCGTGCGCCCCGAGATGTTCACCATCGTCGACGATGATACCGGCGGATTCGAGCGCGAGGTGCAAGGCACCGTCACCGGCACCGACTACTACGGCGATATGACCTACTACACTGTCGCGCTGGAAGGCGCGTCCGATCCTGTCACAATCTCTATGCGCAACACCGCCGGGCGCGTTGTGGCCCGCGAGGGCGCCAAGGTGACCGTTGGATGGGGCGCAGATTCCATCGTCCTGCTTGAGTGA
- a CDS encoding methyltransferase domain-containing protein: protein MAEPLYDNGHILFLEMLWGEGYLSPGGPEEVARVLDGSDLHGKRVLDVGCGSGAITLSLARDHGAAQVTGIDVEADVAAAARARISAAEAEDSVTIEQVTPGPFPYPSGAFDVVFSKDSIIHIPDKEFLAREAYRVLSPGGWFAASDWLIAHDDVPSPEMTAYLALEDLGFQMASPRRYIAALEDAGFVHVEARSRNAWYLHVARDELALLEDRRDELSTAHGRDFIEHSIITWRAMIGVLETGEHCPHHLRGQKPA from the coding sequence ATGGCTGAGCCGCTTTATGACAACGGCCACATCTTATTCCTCGAAATGCTCTGGGGCGAAGGATACCTCTCGCCCGGCGGCCCTGAGGAAGTCGCGCGCGTATTGGACGGGTCGGACCTACACGGCAAGCGCGTGCTGGATGTCGGCTGCGGCTCGGGTGCGATCACTCTGTCGCTGGCCCGCGACCACGGCGCGGCCCAGGTCACGGGTATTGACGTCGAGGCCGATGTCGCCGCCGCCGCCCGCGCACGTATCAGCGCCGCCGAGGCCGAGGACAGCGTCACGATCGAGCAGGTCACACCCGGCCCCTTCCCTTATCCATCAGGCGCGTTCGACGTGGTCTTTTCCAAGGATTCGATCATCCACATCCCCGACAAGGAATTCCTCGCACGCGAGGCCTATCGCGTGCTGTCGCCGGGTGGCTGGTTTGCAGCATCCGACTGGCTGATCGCGCATGACGATGTGCCTTCGCCCGAAATGACGGCCTATCTGGCGCTGGAGGATCTGGGTTTTCAAATGGCCTCGCCCCGCCGCTACATCGCAGCGCTTGAGGATGCCGGGTTCGTCCATGTCGAGGCGCGCAGCCGCAATGCGTGGTATCTGCACGTCGCGCGCGACGAACTGGCCCTGCTGGAAGACCGACGAGACGAATTGAGCACCGCACATGGACGCGATTTCATCGAGCATTCCATCATCACTTGGCGCGCGATGATTGGCGTTCTGGAAACGGGTGAGCATTGCCCGCATCATCTGCGCGGGCAAAAACCAGCCTAA
- a CDS encoding ABC transporter permease gives MMRSVGNFISSKWLVVYAVAYMLFLYAPVILLPLFAFNDATVVAFPLSGYTTKWFSLLWSTDALHGAVRNSAIVAMTTALISTLLGACAARSAANYSFPGKKGVMGFIMLPLVLPEIIVAVALLVMLMQLGMSLSLWTVIAGHVLICTPFSIAILSSAFAGMENSLEEASFDLGETRWGTFRRVTLPLIMPGVVSSLLITFTISLDEFIIAFFLTGTDVTLPVYIWSQLRFPSKLPSVMALGTILLIVSVVLLIIAEVFRQRAARRQGMDAGAKQGLV, from the coding sequence ATGATGCGCAGCGTAGGGAATTTCATCTCGTCCAAATGGCTCGTGGTCTATGCCGTCGCCTACATGCTGTTTCTCTATGCGCCGGTCATCTTGCTACCCCTCTTTGCGTTCAATGACGCAACGGTGGTGGCCTTTCCGCTCAGCGGCTACACGACCAAATGGTTCAGCCTACTCTGGTCGACCGATGCGCTGCACGGTGCAGTGCGCAACAGCGCAATCGTCGCGATGACAACGGCACTCATTAGCACGCTGCTGGGCGCCTGTGCCGCGCGATCCGCCGCCAATTATTCGTTTCCGGGCAAGAAGGGCGTCATGGGCTTTATCATGCTGCCGCTGGTCCTGCCGGAAATCATCGTGGCCGTCGCCCTTCTTGTCATGTTGATGCAACTGGGCATGTCGCTATCGCTGTGGACAGTGATCGCGGGCCACGTCCTGATCTGCACGCCCTTTTCCATCGCGATCCTCAGTTCGGCCTTCGCCGGAATGGAAAACAGCCTAGAGGAGGCATCGTTTGATCTGGGGGAAACGCGCTGGGGCACGTTCCGGCGCGTGACGCTGCCGCTGATCATGCCGGGCGTGGTTTCCAGCCTGCTCATCACCTTCACCATCAGCCTTGATGAGTTCATCATCGCGTTTTTCCTGACCGGCACGGACGTCACCCTGCCCGTCTATATCTGGAGCCAGCTACGTTTCCCGTCCAAGCTGCCGTCGGTCATGGCGCTGGGAACGATCCTGCTGATTGTCTCGGTCGTGCTGCTGATCATCGCCGAAGTATTCCGGCAACGCGCGGCCCGGCGGCAAGGAATGGACGCCGGCGCAAAACAGGGACTTGTCTGA